From the Xylanivirga thermophila genome, one window contains:
- a CDS encoding DUF4430 domain-containing protein, whose translation MKKAKRICLILILILCMTILGCSYNGSNYNHMEVNLRVTQNFGEEVIFDESVKLDKDSSALDVLMDNLEVEVAYGGGFVNAIEGLKSGFTGAKEKDRQKNDWFYFINGIMSNTGAGEYMLKSGDVIWWDYHSWDDTTFTPAVCGCFPQPFINGFGDEDPKVTILYGDAFKAEALELKNYLEKQGGKDIGLKAYEAGDLNVDDNMYIVIDTVSSIMSKAYWQGIMKNRQKTGWFAEIGEQGITGYDISESNKKIYKKDAGAVLVSGQGMGANPVWLFTAMDGNVLKNIIEDVIDKPEKLKNKAGAIYYDGDFIALPLKQEG comes from the coding sequence ATGAAAAAAGCAAAGAGAATTTGTCTGATCCTTATTCTTATATTATGCATGACTATTTTAGGATGTTCATACAATGGGTCAAATTACAATCATATGGAAGTTAACTTGCGGGTTACTCAAAACTTTGGTGAAGAGGTAATATTCGATGAATCGGTAAAGCTGGATAAGGATTCATCGGCCCTTGATGTATTAATGGACAATCTAGAAGTTGAGGTTGCATATGGTGGCGGTTTTGTAAATGCCATAGAGGGGTTAAAATCGGGCTTTACAGGCGCAAAGGAAAAGGATAGGCAAAAGAATGATTGGTTTTATTTTATAAACGGCATAATGTCAAATACAGGCGCGGGGGAATATATGCTAAAATCAGGAGATGTAATATGGTGGGATTACCATTCGTGGGATGATACCACATTTACCCCTGCAGTGTGTGGATGTTTTCCCCAACCTTTTATAAACGGATTTGGAGACGAGGATCCTAAGGTTACCATCTTATACGGTGATGCATTTAAGGCGGAGGCCTTAGAGCTAAAGAATTACCTGGAAAAACAAGGCGGCAAGGATATAGGGCTAAAGGCATATGAAGCAGGGGATTTAAATGTGGATGACAATATGTACATCGTAATAGATACGGTAAGCAGTATTATGTCCAAAGCTTACTGGCAGGGTATAATGAAGAACAGACAAAAGACCGGGTGGTTTGCTGAAATAGGTGAACAGGGCATTACAGGATATGATATATCAGAGTCTAATAAAAAGATATATAAAAAAGATGCAGGTGCAGTTTTAGTGTCCGGTCAGGGAATGGGTGCAAACCCTGTGTGGCTCTTTACCGCAATGGACGGGAATGTATTAAAAAATATCATAGAAGATGTTATAGATAAGCCTGAGAAGTTAAAAAATAAGGCGGGAGCCATATATTATGATGGCGACTTTATAGCACTTCCTCTCAAGCAGGAAGGGTAA